A section of the Petrimonas sulfuriphila genome encodes:
- a CDS encoding proline--tRNA ligase codes for MAKELKELTSRSEDYSQWYLDLVIKAELAENSAVRGCMVIKPYGYAIWEKMQRQLDDMFKETGHVNAYFPLFIPKSFLSREADHVEGFAKECAVVTHYRLKNAPDGSGVVVDPEAKLEEELIIRPTSETIIWSTYKNWIQSYRDLPLLINQWANVVRWEMRTRLFLRTAEFLWQEGHTAHATEQEAVEETEKMINVYADFAEKYMALPVIKGKKSASERFAGAIDTYTIEALMQDGKALQSGTSHFLGQNFAKAFDVMFADKDGGRDYVWATSWGVSTRLIGALIMAHSDDNGLVLPPKLAPYQVVIVPIYKNAEQLAQIDEKVSGIVSRLKALGVSVKYDNSDNKKPGWKFSEYELKGVPVRLAMGGRDMENNTIEVARRDTLTKETVSCENIEEYVKNLLDEIQENIYKKALDYRASTTREVNSYEEFKEEIEKGGFLLCHWDGTPETEELIKNETKATIRCIPLEGDKTPGKCMVTGKPSAQRVIFARAY; via the coding sequence ATGGCAAAGGAATTGAAAGAACTTACCTCCCGCAGCGAAGATTATTCGCAATGGTACCTCGACCTGGTGATTAAAGCCGAATTGGCGGAAAACTCAGCCGTACGCGGTTGTATGGTGATAAAACCGTATGGGTATGCTATCTGGGAGAAGATGCAACGCCAGCTGGACGACATGTTCAAGGAAACCGGACACGTGAATGCCTATTTTCCGTTGTTTATACCCAAATCGTTTCTCAGCCGTGAAGCCGACCACGTGGAAGGTTTTGCCAAGGAGTGTGCCGTAGTAACGCATTACCGGCTGAAGAACGCTCCCGATGGAAGCGGCGTAGTGGTAGATCCCGAGGCCAAGCTGGAGGAAGAACTGATCATCCGCCCCACCTCCGAAACCATTATCTGGAGCACCTATAAAAACTGGATTCAATCGTATCGCGACCTGCCGTTGCTCATCAACCAATGGGCAAACGTGGTTCGTTGGGAGATGCGTACCCGGCTGTTCCTCCGCACGGCCGAATTTCTCTGGCAGGAAGGGCATACGGCCCATGCCACGGAGCAAGAAGCTGTGGAGGAGACCGAGAAGATGATCAACGTTTACGCCGATTTTGCCGAAAAGTACATGGCCCTGCCGGTGATAAAAGGAAAGAAATCGGCTTCTGAACGATTTGCGGGAGCCATAGACACCTATACCATCGAAGCGTTGATGCAGGACGGAAAAGCCCTGCAATCCGGCACATCGCATTTTCTGGGACAGAACTTCGCCAAAGCGTTTGATGTAATGTTTGCCGATAAGGACGGCGGACGCGACTATGTCTGGGCTACCTCCTGGGGTGTTTCCACCCGGCTTATCGGGGCACTCATCATGGCTCACAGCGACGACAACGGGTTGGTACTCCCCCCAAAACTGGCTCCCTATCAGGTTGTTATCGTTCCTATATACAAAAATGCCGAACAACTGGCTCAAATAGACGAAAAGGTATCGGGTATTGTCTCACGCCTGAAAGCGCTGGGAGTAAGCGTAAAGTACGATAACTCCGACAACAAGAAACCGGGGTGGAAGTTTTCCGAATACGAATTAAAAGGTGTTCCCGTTCGTCTGGCCATGGGTGGCCGGGATATGGAGAACAACACCATAGAGGTTGCCCGCCGCGATACGCTGACCAAAGAGACCGTTTCCTGCGAGAACATCGAGGAATACGTCAAGAACCTGCTCGATGAAATTCAGGAAAACATCTATAAGAAAGCGCTCGATTACCGCGCCTCCACCACCCGCGAAGTAAACTCCTACGAAGAATTTAAAGAAGAGATCGAGAAAGGCGGATTTCTACTCTGTCATTGGGACGGAACCCCCGAAACCGAAGAGCTCATCAAGAACGAAACCAAGGCTACCATCCGTTGTATCCCGTTGGAAGGTGATAAAACACCCGGGAAATGCATGGTTACCGGTAAACCGTCGGCACAACGGGTGATTTTCGCAAGGGCATATTAA
- a CDS encoding low molecular weight phosphotyrosine protein phosphatase, producing the protein MQIPPAKNQQVNVLFVCLGNICRSPAAEGILKKMVADNRLEERIFVDSAGTSGWHEGELPDDRMRMHGQRRNYDFCSRSRKFVSTDFERFDYIIVMDDDNYRNVKKLAKTEEDVAKIHRMIDFSSKFSHHHKVPDPYYGGASGFELVMDLLEDACGNLLDKIKSNFG; encoded by the coding sequence ATGCAAATTCCTCCTGCCAAGAATCAACAAGTCAACGTTCTCTTTGTTTGTCTCGGAAACATTTGCCGTTCTCCGGCTGCTGAAGGGATTCTCAAGAAAATGGTTGCCGACAACCGCCTGGAAGAGAGAATCTTTGTAGATTCCGCAGGCACATCCGGCTGGCACGAAGGCGAATTGCCCGATGACCGGATGCGTATGCACGGACAACGGCGCAACTACGATTTTTGTTCCCGGTCGCGGAAGTTCGTCAGCACTGATTTTGAGCGGTTCGATTACATCATTGTGATGGATGATGACAACTACAGGAACGTAAAAAAACTGGCAAAAACGGAAGAGGATGTTGCCAAAATCCACCGGATGATCGATTTCTCCAGTAAGTTTTCCCACCACCACAAGGTTCCCGATCCCTATTACGGGGGAGCGTCCGGTTTCGAGCTGGTGATGGATTTGCTGGAAGATGCCTGCGGGAACCTGCTGGATAAGATAAAAAGTAATTTTGGATAG
- a CDS encoding YbaN family protein: MNIPEERKSQPISKEITVVEAKKELEKNRSKRILFATGGSFALVLAVLGVFVPGIPCTPFALLSAALFAKSSEKLYNWLLSNRILGPRIKNYQRRKGISKGGKVKVIILMVTMVLVSSFLIINVPAIRIVILLSGLVGAIVVWFFVPEGRDYTEEEG; encoded by the coding sequence ATGAACATACCGGAAGAGAGAAAATCGCAGCCCATTTCCAAAGAGATTACCGTTGTTGAAGCTAAAAAAGAATTGGAGAAGAACAGGAGTAAAAGAATCCTGTTCGCCACAGGAGGTTCTTTTGCCCTGGTTTTAGCCGTGTTGGGCGTTTTCGTTCCCGGCATACCCTGTACCCCTTTCGCACTATTGTCTGCCGCCCTTTTTGCAAAAAGTTCCGAAAAGCTGTATAACTGGTTGCTGAGTAACAGGATACTGGGGCCCCGCATTAAAAACTACCAGCGCCGGAAAGGTATTTCGAAAGGCGGAAAAGTGAAGGTAATCATTTTGATGGTGACGATGGTGTTGGTCTCTTCTTTCCTGATAATAAATGTGCCGGCCATAAGGATCGTAATTCTCTTGTCGGGCCTTGTCGGAGCGATTGTGGTGTGGTTCTTTGTTCCCGAAGGGAGAGACTATACCGAAGAGGAGGGCTAG
- a CDS encoding HD domain-containing protein, with protein sequence MQQKRKIINDPVFGFVNIPDEFIYELIQHPCLQRLNRIRQLGMASYVYPGAQHTRFHHTIGAMYLMDVALLNLRDKGHEITKDEYRGALAAILMHDIGHTPFSHVLENTLANNVPHEEVSLLLMQQINDEKKGALQTAIDIFRDKYPKRFLHELVSGQLDVDRLDYLQRDSFFTGVSEGGIGAARIMKMLDVIDDKLVVESKGIYSIENFLMSRRFMYWQVYLHKTAVASEKMLTNTINRAKYLSRNGEDLFASPSLAFFLKNDITLKDFRESPEVLEHFTNLDDNDIWTSLKVWKSHSDKVLSLLSHGMVNRKLFKIQITNEPHPTEKKQEFIEKFTRKYGISESEAAYFVSADSLATDMYNKYDESIKILYRDGSIKDISTASDMFNIELLSKKVEKYYFAYLRD encoded by the coding sequence ATGCAGCAGAAGCGAAAAATAATCAACGATCCCGTTTTTGGATTTGTCAATATCCCCGATGAGTTTATTTACGAACTTATCCAGCATCCCTGCCTGCAGCGGCTGAACCGGATCCGGCAACTGGGAATGGCATCCTATGTTTATCCCGGTGCACAGCATACCCGGTTTCACCATACCATTGGCGCCATGTACCTGATGGACGTGGCCTTGCTGAATTTACGCGACAAAGGCCACGAGATCACCAAAGACGAATACCGCGGAGCGCTGGCTGCCATCCTGATGCACGATATCGGGCACACTCCCTTTTCGCATGTGCTGGAGAATACGCTGGCGAACAACGTGCCTCACGAAGAGGTTTCGTTGCTGCTGATGCAGCAGATCAACGACGAGAAAAAAGGTGCACTCCAGACGGCCATCGATATTTTTCGGGACAAGTACCCCAAGCGGTTTTTACACGAGCTGGTAAGTGGGCAGCTGGATGTCGACCGACTGGACTACCTGCAGCGCGACAGTTTTTTTACGGGTGTCAGCGAAGGGGGTATCGGTGCGGCACGCATCATGAAGATGCTCGATGTGATTGACGACAAGCTGGTGGTTGAGTCGAAAGGGATTTATTCGATAGAGAACTTCCTGATGTCACGCCGGTTTATGTATTGGCAGGTCTACCTGCACAAAACGGCGGTGGCCTCGGAGAAAATGTTGACAAACACCATCAACCGGGCCAAGTACCTGTCGCGAAACGGCGAAGACCTCTTTGCATCGCCCTCGCTGGCATTCTTCCTAAAAAACGACATCACGTTGAAAGATTTCCGGGAAAGCCCGGAAGTGCTGGAACATTTCACGAACCTGGACGACAACGATATCTGGACATCGTTAAAGGTATGGAAGTCTCATTCCGACAAGGTCTTATCCTTGCTGAGCCACGGAATGGTCAACAGGAAGCTGTTCAAGATCCAGATTACCAATGAACCTCACCCGACAGAAAAGAAGCAAGAATTTATCGAAAAATTTACCCGTAAATACGGAATCTCGGAAAGCGAGGCTGCCTATTTTGTTTCTGCCGATTCGCTGGCTACCGACATGTACAACAAGTACGACGAAAGCATCAAGATCCTCTATCGCGACGGCTCCATAAAAGACATCTCCACCGCATCCGATATGTTCAACATCGAGTTGTTATCGAAAAAGGTGGAGAAGTATTACTTCGCGTACCTGAGGGACTAG
- a CDS encoding AAA family ATPase, translating into MPDYTAYLTDIQEVSISESALNDKLFELKKLLERFSRELTSGESVQFPNLFSRLVFLAQQHRIPNRLEWQLQHLRVRTKEIREKNEELVEAEYRQHERALINFLELLSGNKTNSDEGLTLSPQPIGKERTLRVQVQAVDNEKSEIRCLSEKHPGTEVTVRCDALSSPVDHFWEGAQLNLIDFTVDKNGRLLPKLIVLEPDYLIDASAIAECFHDYCVTPMHYFRNKFETPENRSYLLLGNLANFFLDELIFAQQPDEVSFDETFLKSFRQSPFEYTSCRDIATDEDFRDFMRKARTQFENIKRVITEDFPRRGINLHQCTLEPSFFSERYGFQGRLDLLHINKKAYEIVELKSGKLPYPAYDTGKIALNHEVQTGVYRLMTESVFDVPSRRVEAAILYSSGSIPGTNLRFAAGFQQLEKEIINVRNLIIANEHAIINGNNQTVAQLFQALYDTTGTAQKSATFYTQRIEQFKSVLQQCTPMELSYFYRYIRFVSQELYLQKTGDVEYESPAGVASLWNSDFTERAEALDVLYGLSIESIDDSGNDMKIVFRRNHAGNDVVNFREGEICIVYPRQDEQDTVLNRQILKGALAAISREFVEVRFRNKQRNRTFFNENPLWAIEHDALDTSYNSMYKSLFDFLNAEKQQRDLLLGLRAPQAPAIPENKLPYPESIIRKAMAAEDYFLIIGPPGTGKTSIFARRLIEEFYAKENGNMLVLAYTNRAVDELCEAINAAFGCKDENSCNYIRVGSELSCAEAYRDRLLQNISEKASNRESLRTTIRKTRIVVSTLASINGKPELFSLKKFDVAIIDEASQILEPQIIGLLPRFDKFIMIGDHHQLPAIVLQKKQVAAIHEPELTGAGITSCAHSLFERLLRNCVGNNWTHAYTQLTIQGRMHEQIAAFPSTHFYPQALLSAKEWQAQPWRSSFPETGNVFLQHVSKSRIAFFSTEQLPPQSTSSKTNTPEAEIVAEVIRSVATVYAHDRRNFDPRNIGIIAPYRNQIALIKHKLEKAGIPAYENIMVDTVERFQGSQRDVIIISFCVNKPYQLYFLCNLNDEGTVDRKLNVSLTRARQQLFMVGNRQILKKHPVYATLMEFLKEKTVVLEATGINP; encoded by the coding sequence ATGCCTGATTACACAGCCTACCTGACGGATATACAGGAAGTTTCAATTTCGGAGTCTGCTTTAAACGACAAACTTTTCGAGCTGAAAAAGTTGTTAGAGCGCTTTTCGAGAGAATTAACGTCCGGTGAATCCGTCCAGTTTCCCAACCTGTTCTCGCGCTTGGTGTTCCTGGCTCAGCAACACCGGATTCCCAACCGGTTGGAGTGGCAACTGCAACACTTACGAGTTCGTACGAAAGAGATCCGGGAAAAGAATGAAGAACTGGTAGAGGCCGAATACCGGCAACACGAAAGGGCACTGATCAATTTCCTGGAACTCCTCTCCGGCAACAAAACAAATTCGGATGAGGGCCTCACGCTCTCGCCTCAACCCATCGGCAAAGAGCGGACGTTACGCGTTCAAGTTCAGGCGGTAGACAACGAAAAATCCGAAATCAGGTGCCTGTCGGAAAAACATCCGGGAACGGAGGTAACTGTCAGGTGCGATGCGTTGAGCAGCCCGGTCGATCATTTTTGGGAAGGGGCGCAGCTCAACCTGATCGATTTCACGGTAGACAAAAACGGCCGTTTACTCCCCAAGCTGATTGTATTGGAACCCGATTACCTGATAGACGCCTCCGCCATCGCGGAATGCTTTCACGATTACTGCGTCACTCCGATGCACTATTTCAGAAACAAGTTCGAGACACCCGAAAACCGTTCCTATCTTCTGCTGGGTAACCTGGCAAACTTTTTCCTCGACGAGCTGATCTTTGCCCAACAACCCGATGAGGTCTCTTTTGACGAAACATTCCTGAAATCGTTCCGGCAGTCGCCTTTCGAATACACGAGCTGCCGGGATATTGCAACCGACGAAGACTTCCGTGATTTCATGCGAAAAGCGCGTACCCAGTTTGAGAACATCAAACGAGTGATCACCGAAGATTTTCCACGGAGAGGAATTAACCTGCACCAGTGTACGCTCGAACCGTCGTTCTTCAGTGAACGATACGGTTTTCAGGGGCGGTTGGACTTGTTGCACATCAATAAAAAAGCGTATGAGATTGTAGAGCTCAAATCGGGTAAACTTCCCTACCCTGCTTACGACACAGGAAAGATTGCGCTTAACCACGAAGTACAGACCGGCGTTTACCGGCTAATGACCGAAAGTGTGTTTGATGTACCGTCACGCCGGGTGGAAGCAGCCATTTTATACTCGTCCGGAAGCATTCCGGGTACAAACCTCCGTTTTGCCGCCGGATTCCAACAACTGGAGAAAGAGATCATCAACGTCAGGAACCTCATTATTGCCAACGAACATGCCATCATAAACGGTAACAATCAAACGGTTGCGCAACTGTTTCAGGCTCTTTACGACACCACCGGAACCGCTCAGAAATCCGCAACGTTCTACACGCAACGGATCGAACAATTCAAGTCGGTACTGCAACAATGCACGCCAATGGAATTGAGCTACTTTTACCGCTACATCCGTTTTGTTTCGCAGGAACTGTACCTGCAAAAAACAGGAGACGTAGAATACGAGTCACCCGCCGGTGTGGCTTCGTTGTGGAACAGCGATTTTACCGAACGTGCAGAAGCACTGGATGTTTTGTATGGCTTGTCCATCGAGTCGATTGACGATTCGGGAAACGACATGAAAATCGTGTTCCGGAGAAATCATGCCGGAAACGATGTGGTAAACTTCCGTGAGGGAGAGATCTGCATTGTCTATCCCCGGCAGGATGAACAAGACACCGTCCTCAACCGCCAAATACTGAAAGGGGCCCTGGCAGCCATCTCGCGGGAATTTGTCGAGGTCCGTTTCCGGAACAAGCAACGAAACCGCACGTTTTTCAACGAGAACCCGCTTTGGGCGATCGAGCATGACGCGCTCGACACATCGTACAATAGTATGTATAAGAGCCTGTTTGATTTTCTGAATGCCGAAAAGCAGCAGCGCGATTTACTGTTGGGATTAAGAGCACCCCAAGCTCCGGCAATCCCTGAAAACAAGTTGCCTTATCCCGAAAGCATCATCCGGAAAGCGATGGCTGCCGAAGACTATTTCCTGATTATCGGCCCGCCGGGAACCGGAAAGACATCCATTTTTGCCCGCCGGCTGATTGAAGAGTTTTACGCGAAAGAAAACGGCAACATGCTGGTATTGGCCTATACCAACCGGGCCGTGGATGAGCTTTGCGAAGCCATAAATGCCGCATTTGGCTGCAAGGATGAAAATTCATGCAACTACATCCGTGTGGGAAGCGAACTTTCGTGCGCCGAAGCGTATCGGGACCGGTTGTTGCAAAACATCTCCGAAAAAGCCAGTAACCGCGAATCGCTGCGGACAACGATCCGGAAGACCCGGATTGTTGTATCCACCCTGGCATCCATAAACGGAAAACCGGAACTTTTCAGCCTCAAGAAGTTCGATGTGGCCATTATCGATGAAGCGTCACAGATCCTGGAGCCACAAATTATAGGGTTGTTGCCCCGTTTCGATAAGTTCATCATGATTGGCGACCATCACCAGTTGCCCGCCATTGTCTTGCAGAAAAAACAGGTTGCCGCCATTCACGAGCCGGAACTTACCGGAGCAGGGATCACCAGTTGTGCCCATTCCCTTTTCGAACGCTTGCTGCGCAACTGCGTCGGTAACAACTGGACACACGCCTACACCCAGCTCACCATCCAGGGCAGGATGCACGAGCAGATTGCCGCATTCCCCTCCACTCACTTTTACCCGCAAGCCCTCTTGTCCGCAAAGGAGTGGCAGGCTCAACCGTGGAGATCATCCTTCCCCGAAACCGGCAATGTCTTTTTACAGCATGTGTCAAAAAGCCGAATCGCATTTTTTTCGACCGAACAGTTGCCTCCGCAAAGTACCTCATCGAAAACAAACACCCCTGAGGCGGAGATCGTGGCTGAGGTCATACGTTCCGTTGCCACCGTGTATGCGCACGACCGGCGGAATTTCGACCCACGGAATATCGGAATCATTGCGCCCTACCGAAACCAGATAGCACTCATCAAGCACAAACTGGAGAAAGCAGGCATTCCGGCGTACGAGAACATCATGGTGGATACGGTGGAACGCTTCCAGGGCAGCCAGCGCGATGTGATCATCATTTCGTTTTGTGTGAATAAACCGTATCAACTGTACTTCCTTTGTAACCTGAATGATGAGGGCACCGTAGACAGAAAACTGAACGTATCTCTTACGCGCGCGCGCCAACAACTGTTTATGGTGGGAAACCGGCAAATCCTTAAAAAACATCCTGTTTACGCAACGTTGATGGAATTTCTGAAAGAGAAAACGGTGGTTCTGGAAGCTACCGGGATTAACCCGTAA
- a CDS encoding diacylglycerol kinase family protein has translation MNGSYKKKMLSFKYAFQGVATLFRETPNAVIHLILAISAILMGFLFSISTAEWLAVTVIIGLVLALEAVNTSIETLADLVSKERNATIKKVKDLAAAGVLLAAMAALAVGVLVFLPKIIELFQP, from the coding sequence ATGAATGGTTCTTACAAAAAAAAAATGCTTAGTTTTAAATACGCTTTTCAAGGTGTCGCAACACTTTTCCGCGAAACGCCTAACGCGGTGATTCACCTGATACTGGCCATATCAGCCATTCTGATGGGGTTCCTGTTTTCGATTTCCACTGCGGAATGGCTGGCAGTAACTGTCATTATTGGATTGGTTTTGGCCCTGGAAGCTGTAAACACCTCCATAGAAACGCTTGCCGACCTTGTTTCAAAAGAACGCAACGCAACGATTAAAAAGGTGAAGGACCTGGCTGCTGCAGGCGTTTTGCTGGCTGCCATGGCGGCATTGGCGGTAGGGGTTTTGGTTTTTCTTCCAAAAATTATTGAGTTATTTCAACCTTGA
- the tdh gene encoding L-threonine 3-dehydrogenase: protein MKALVKLRPEKGIWMQEIPVPEIGVNDVLIKIIKTSICGTDLHIYKWDDWAQKTIKTPMTIGHEYVGEIVDMGSGVKNLKTGDRVTGEGHIACGHCRNCRRGKLHVCENTLGVGVNRDGAFAEYLSLPAENVVKLDPRIPDEIASIMDPFGNATHTALSFPLIGEDVLITGAGLIGSMATAICRFAGARYVVVSDLSDYRLEIARKMGATLTVNPSKGESIRQAVEKLGMRGFDVGLEMSGSPAAFREMIDNMYNGSKISLLGILPNNTTVDWNEIIFKALTLKGIYGREMWETWYQMEQMLISGIDLTPVITHRFSIDEYQKGFEVMESGQCGKVILSWD from the coding sequence ATGAAAGCCTTAGTTAAACTGCGTCCCGAAAAGGGAATATGGATGCAAGAGATACCCGTTCCCGAGATCGGAGTGAACGATGTCCTCATTAAAATCATAAAAACCTCTATCTGCGGAACCGATCTGCACATTTATAAATGGGACGATTGGGCGCAAAAGACCATCAAAACCCCCATGACCATCGGACACGAATACGTGGGCGAAATTGTGGACATGGGAAGCGGAGTAAAAAACCTGAAAACCGGCGACCGGGTTACCGGGGAAGGACATATCGCTTGCGGACACTGCCGCAACTGCCGCCGCGGGAAGCTACACGTTTGTGAAAACACCCTCGGTGTGGGTGTGAACCGCGACGGGGCCTTTGCCGAATATTTGTCGCTCCCGGCAGAGAACGTCGTTAAGCTGGACCCCCGTATTCCCGATGAGATCGCCTCCATTATGGATCCCTTCGGAAATGCCACGCATACAGCCTTATCGTTCCCGCTTATCGGGGAAGATGTGCTCATCACCGGTGCCGGGCTTATCGGGAGCATGGCAACCGCCATATGCCGCTTTGCAGGTGCCCGGTACGTTGTGGTCAGCGACCTGAGTGATTACAGGCTGGAGATAGCCCGGAAAATGGGAGCTACGCTAACCGTTAACCCTTCGAAAGGAGAGAGCATCCGGCAAGCGGTTGAAAAACTGGGAATGCGCGGCTTTGACGTAGGGTTGGAAATGTCCGGCTCCCCCGCTGCATTCCGGGAAATGATCGACAACATGTACAACGGTTCAAAAATATCGCTGCTCGGAATTTTACCCAACAACACTACGGTCGACTGGAACGAGATCATCTTTAAGGCCCTTACGCTGAAAGGGATTTACGGCCGTGAGATGTGGGAAACCTGGTACCAGATGGAGCAGATGCTTATTTCCGGAATTGACCTGACTCCCGTTATCACCCATCGTTTTTCCATCGATGAATACCAGAAAGGTTTCGAAGTGATGGAAAGCGGACAGTGTGGAAAAGTGATTCTCAGCTGGGATTAG